In one window of Streptomyces sp. NBC_00193 DNA:
- a CDS encoding NAD(P)/FAD-dependent oxidoreductase produces the protein MAHVLVVGGGIGGLATALLAARHGHTAELFERDPRAPGTALDRDFFGWHRSTVPQANQPHVLLGAARGVLCEELPDVQAEMLRLGARERHELDWFDVRPPARPGDEDLVMLQARRIVLESALATAVRAEPGVVARYGEPVTGLIAEGADPSGVRVTGVTTGAGAYAGDLVVDAGGRRGGSERWLAAIGCRPGVVERHRTGLAYFCRWYRLPEGREEGPRRPWAVTGGSFAGCAVFPADNRLFAVTLFVHTGDPTRSALRDPAVFEAAARAFPPGAAWLGLGAEPLSGVLATGGLDNRWSALVDERGPVVSGFVPVGDSVTHTNPTLGQGTSLTLWAARRVARTAHQDPGSLRFAAEYHAWAVRTLKPWFDFQVVADGAIGERFATRAGRVGTPREVAALFDCALEDPEVMRARARVRHLADPPERTYADPEIRARVARWLAARPDYAPNSGGPSRAEWEKLTTR, from the coding sequence ATGGCGCACGTGCTGGTTGTCGGCGGGGGCATAGGAGGGCTGGCCACCGCGCTGCTCGCGGCGCGCCACGGACACACGGCCGAGCTCTTCGAACGCGATCCGCGCGCCCCCGGCACCGCGCTCGACCGGGACTTCTTCGGCTGGCACCGGTCGACGGTGCCCCAGGCGAACCAGCCGCACGTGCTGCTCGGGGCCGCACGGGGGGTGCTGTGCGAGGAACTGCCCGACGTCCAAGCCGAGATGCTGCGGCTCGGAGCCCGGGAGCGGCACGAGCTGGACTGGTTCGACGTACGCCCTCCCGCGCGGCCCGGCGACGAGGACCTGGTGATGCTCCAGGCCCGGCGGATCGTGCTGGAGAGCGCGCTCGCCACGGCGGTACGGGCCGAACCGGGGGTGGTCGCGCGGTACGGGGAGCCGGTGACCGGGCTGATCGCGGAGGGGGCTGATCCATCCGGGGTCAGGGTGACGGGAGTGACCACGGGGGCGGGGGCCTACGCCGGCGACCTGGTCGTGGACGCGGGCGGCCGGCGCGGCGGCTCCGAACGGTGGCTGGCGGCGATCGGCTGCCGGCCGGGCGTCGTGGAGCGGCACCGCACGGGCCTCGCCTACTTCTGCCGCTGGTACCGGCTGCCCGAGGGCCGGGAGGAGGGGCCGAGGCGCCCCTGGGCGGTGACGGGCGGCAGCTTCGCCGGGTGCGCGGTCTTCCCGGCCGACAACCGGCTGTTCGCCGTGACGCTGTTCGTGCACACCGGGGACCCCACGCGTTCCGCGCTGCGCGATCCGGCCGTGTTCGAGGCGGCCGCCCGGGCCTTCCCGCCCGGCGCGGCCTGGCTGGGGCTGGGCGCCGAGCCGCTGTCCGGGGTACTGGCCACGGGCGGCCTGGACAACCGCTGGAGCGCCCTGGTCGACGAACGGGGGCCGGTGGTGAGCGGGTTCGTACCGGTCGGAGACTCCGTCACCCATACCAACCCGACGCTCGGGCAGGGGACTTCGCTCACCCTGTGGGCGGCGCGCAGGGTGGCCCGTACGGCCCACCAGGACCCGGGATCGCTGCGGTTCGCCGCCGAGTACCACGCGTGGGCGGTGCGCACCCTCAAGCCGTGGTTCGACTTCCAGGTGGTCGCGGACGGGGCCATCGGGGAGCGGTTCGCGACCCGCGCCGGGCGCGTGGGAACGCCCCGCGAGGTGGCCGCGCTCTTCGACTGCGCGCTGGAGGACCCGGAGGTGATGCGGGCGCGCGCGAGGGTCAGGCACCTGGCCGATCCGCCGGAGCGGACGTACGCCGACCCGGAGATCCGGGCGCGGGTGGCGCGCTGGCTGGCGGCCCGGCCCGACTACGCGCCGAACAGCGGCGGCCCGAGCCGGGCGGAGTGGGAGAAGCTGACGACGCGCTGA
- a CDS encoding ATP-dependent DNA ligase: MDLPVMPPVKPMLAKSVSAIPPGMQYEAKWDGFRAIVHRDGDEIELGSRTGKSLTRYFPELVAALKANLPDRCVVDGEIVVIQGARLDFDRLSERIHPAASRVKLLAETTPASFVAFDLLALGDEALLDTPLADRRAALTRILSTARPPVHLAPATTDPALAREWFERFEGAGLDGVVAKPLDLPYRPDARLMFKIKHERTADVVIAGFRFHKSGPIVGSLLLGLYDAHGTLQHVGVCAAFPMKRRAELIDELEPLRMPDPAGHPWAAWAEESAHETARLPGAQSRWTGKKDLSWVPLRPEWVCEVAYDHMEGDRFRHTAQFRRMRPDREPRSCTYGQLEEVVGYDLAEVLSTKTA, encoded by the coding sequence ATGGATCTGCCGGTCATGCCACCCGTGAAGCCGATGCTCGCCAAATCCGTGTCCGCGATCCCCCCGGGCATGCAGTACGAGGCCAAGTGGGACGGCTTCCGCGCGATCGTCCACCGGGACGGGGACGAGATCGAGCTCGGCAGCCGCACCGGCAAGAGCCTGACCAGGTACTTTCCCGAACTGGTGGCGGCACTGAAGGCGAATCTGCCCGATCGATGCGTCGTCGACGGCGAGATCGTCGTCATCCAGGGCGCGCGCCTCGACTTCGACCGGCTCAGCGAGCGGATCCATCCCGCCGCCTCCCGGGTGAAACTGCTCGCCGAGACGACCCCGGCCTCGTTCGTGGCCTTCGATCTGCTCGCGCTGGGCGACGAGGCCCTCCTCGACACCCCGCTCGCCGACCGCCGCGCCGCCCTGACCCGCATCCTGTCCACCGCCCGGCCCCCCGTACACCTCGCGCCCGCGACCACCGACCCCGCGCTCGCACGGGAGTGGTTCGAACGGTTCGAGGGCGCCGGACTCGACGGGGTCGTCGCCAAACCCCTCGATCTTCCCTACCGGCCCGACGCCCGCCTCATGTTCAAGATCAAGCACGAGCGTACGGCCGACGTCGTCATCGCGGGTTTCCGTTTCCACAAGAGCGGTCCGATTGTCGGATCGCTGCTCCTGGGCCTGTACGACGCCCACGGCACCCTCCAGCACGTGGGCGTCTGCGCCGCCTTCCCGATGAAGCGCCGCGCCGAGCTGATCGACGAGCTCGAACCGCTCCGGATGCCCGACCCCGCGGGCCACCCGTGGGCCGCATGGGCCGAGGAGTCCGCCCACGAGACCGCCCGCCTGCCCGGGGCACAGAGCCGCTGGACCGGAAAGAAGGACCTGTCCTGGGTACCTCTGCGCCCCGAGTGGGTCTGCGAGGTGGCGTACGACCATATGGAGGGCGACCGGTTCCGGCACACCGCACAGTTCCGCCGCATGCGGCCGGACCGGGAGCCGCGGAGCTGTACGTACGGCCAATTGGAAGAGGTCGTCGGCTACGACCTCGCAGAGGTCCTGAGCACGAAGACGGCCTGA
- a CDS encoding protein-disulfide reductase DsbD family protein: MAVALRLRARRARAGCAFVAACAAVLTGCVASPGESGRTAKAAPFTAGGVAVKVRAEFRDGGVRILAELRPEQPGFHLYGIGLPNEGIDGIGIPTRIRAEGGLGATGPATTDAKPRVLRPAGLDVGLPVYEDGTVTLELPVRRVEGADSAQVFLTYGACSETGGCLPPVRDHEVVLPLGPLDPASPAS; encoded by the coding sequence ATGGCTGTAGCCCTCCGGCTCCGGGCCCGCCGCGCGCGGGCCGGCTGCGCGTTCGTCGCCGCCTGCGCGGCCGTGCTCACCGGGTGCGTCGCAAGTCCCGGTGAGAGCGGGAGAACTGCGAAGGCCGCCCCCTTCACCGCCGGTGGAGTGGCCGTGAAGGTGCGGGCGGAGTTCCGTGACGGCGGCGTACGGATCCTCGCGGAACTGCGGCCGGAGCAGCCGGGTTTCCACCTCTACGGCATCGGTCTGCCGAACGAAGGCATCGACGGGATCGGCATACCGACCCGCATCCGTGCCGAAGGCGGCCTGGGGGCCACCGGGCCGGCGACCACCGATGCGAAGCCGCGGGTGCTGCGTCCGGCCGGTCTGGACGTCGGGCTGCCGGTCTACGAGGACGGGACGGTCACCCTCGAACTTCCGGTCCGGCGGGTCGAGGGTGCCGACAGCGCGCAGGTGTTCCTCACGTACGGGGCGTGCAGCGAGACCGGCGGCTGCCTGCCGCCCGTGCGCGACCACGAGGTGGTCCTGCCGCTCGGCCCGCTGGATCCGGCGAGCCCGGCGAGCTGA
- a CDS encoding GPP34 family phosphoprotein gives MTITLAEEITLLSLDDESGSVKQRQAVGWAVAGALLLELVLAERVRVSGKYLEVVDKSPTGEELLDGRAESIRTWMRGRPRRRVSEWLTKDQAKAIGAAVERLTARGVVVEEQRKALGVFPVRRYPEADGAVERALRERLAAAVEKGAEPDERTASLITVIHAADLHGLAFPGAPRKEIKARTAEIAEGQWAAESIRTAIRDMRLAMAAITVATTATVFG, from the coding sequence ATGACGATCACGCTGGCGGAGGAGATCACGCTGCTGTCCCTGGACGACGAGTCCGGGTCGGTCAAGCAGCGGCAGGCGGTGGGCTGGGCCGTGGCCGGAGCCCTTCTGCTCGAACTGGTCCTCGCGGAGCGGGTACGGGTCTCGGGCAAGTACCTGGAGGTGGTCGACAAGTCGCCCACCGGGGAGGAACTGCTCGACGGCCGGGCCGAGTCGATCCGGACCTGGATGCGCGGCCGGCCCAGGCGCCGGGTCAGCGAATGGCTGACGAAGGACCAGGCCAAGGCAATCGGCGCGGCGGTGGAGCGGCTGACCGCGCGCGGCGTGGTGGTCGAGGAGCAGCGCAAGGCGCTCGGCGTGTTCCCGGTCCGCCGCTACCCGGAGGCCGACGGCGCGGTCGAGCGCGCACTGCGCGAGCGGCTCGCCGCCGCGGTCGAGAAGGGCGCGGAGCCGGACGAGCGCACCGCGAGCCTCATCACGGTGATCCACGCCGCCGACCTGCACGGCCTGGCCTTCCCGGGGGCCCCGCGCAAGGAGATCAAGGCGCGCACGGCGGAGATCGCCGAGGGGCAGTGGGCGGCCGAGAGCATCCGGACCGCGATCCGCGACATGCGGCTGGCGATGGCCGCGATCACCGTGGCCACGACGGCGACGGTGTTCGGCTAG
- a CDS encoding 6-phospho-beta-glucosidase — protein sequence MRLTILGGGGFRVPLVYGALLGDRAEGRVSHVTLYDEDSGRLRAMARVLADQAAGIADAPAVTATTDLDEALRGADFVFSAIRVGGLEGRAADERIALAEGVLGQETVGAGGIAYGLRTVPVAREIARRVARTAPDAWVINFTNPAGVVTEAMAEELGDRVIGICDSPVGLGRRIARLLGARPEDAWIDYVGLNHLGWVRGLRIGGRDELPRLLADARALESFEEGRLFGAEWLRSLGAIPNEYLHYYYFNRDTVRAYQEAEQTRGAFLRDQQRGFYAEAGRPDPAPGAALAAWDRTRAEREATYMSENREVAGVGAREESDLESGGYEKVALALMRAIARDERATLILNVRNRGTLSVLDAEAVIEVPCLVDANGAHPVAVDPLPLHAVGLVTSVKAAEREVLAAAASGSRADAVKAFALHPLVDSVGVARRLVTGYAAEHPGLGYLR from the coding sequence GTGCGGCTGACGATCCTCGGCGGAGGCGGATTCCGGGTACCGCTCGTCTACGGAGCCCTGCTCGGCGATCGCGCCGAGGGCAGGGTCTCGCACGTCACTCTCTACGACGAGGACTCCGGCCGGCTCCGTGCCATGGCACGGGTGCTCGCGGACCAGGCCGCCGGGATCGCGGACGCCCCGGCCGTCACGGCCACCACCGATCTCGACGAGGCCCTGCGCGGCGCCGACTTCGTGTTTTCGGCCATTCGCGTCGGAGGGCTGGAGGGGCGGGCCGCCGACGAGCGGATCGCCCTGGCCGAGGGAGTGCTGGGCCAGGAGACGGTGGGCGCGGGCGGTATCGCCTACGGCCTGCGGACGGTGCCGGTGGCCCGCGAGATCGCGCGCAGGGTGGCCCGTACCGCCCCCGACGCGTGGGTCATCAACTTCACCAACCCCGCCGGGGTGGTCACCGAGGCCATGGCCGAGGAGCTCGGGGACCGGGTCATCGGCATCTGCGATTCGCCCGTCGGACTCGGGCGGCGCATCGCCCGGCTGCTCGGCGCCCGGCCCGAGGACGCCTGGATCGACTACGTCGGCCTCAACCACCTGGGCTGGGTGCGCGGGCTGCGGATCGGCGGCCGGGACGAACTCCCGCGGCTGCTGGCCGACGCGCGGGCGCTGGAATCCTTCGAGGAGGGCCGGCTGTTCGGCGCCGAGTGGCTGCGCTCGCTCGGCGCGATCCCGAACGAGTACCTGCACTACTACTACTTCAACCGTGACACCGTACGGGCCTACCAGGAGGCCGAACAGACCCGCGGGGCCTTCCTGCGCGACCAGCAGCGGGGCTTCTACGCCGAGGCCGGACGGCCGGATCCGGCACCCGGGGCCGCGCTGGCCGCCTGGGACCGGACCAGGGCCGAGCGCGAAGCCACGTACATGTCCGAGAACCGCGAGGTCGCGGGCGTCGGCGCGCGCGAGGAGAGCGACCTGGAATCGGGCGGGTACGAGAAGGTGGCCCTCGCCCTGATGCGCGCCATCGCCCGGGACGAGCGCGCCACCTTGATCCTCAACGTCCGCAACCGCGGCACCCTGTCGGTGCTCGACGCCGAGGCCGTCATCGAGGTGCCCTGCCTGGTCGACGCCAACGGGGCCCACCCGGTCGCCGTCGATCCGCTGCCGCTGCACGCGGTGGGCCTGGTGACCTCGGTCAAGGCCGCCGAGCGGGAGGTCCTCGCCGCGGCGGCGAGCGGATCGCGCGCGGACGCGGTCAAGGCCTTCGCGCTGCATCCGCTGGTCGACTCGGTCGGGGTGGCCCGGCGGCTGGTGACCGGGTACGCGGCGGAGCATCCGGGGCTGGGCTACCTGCGCTGA
- a CDS encoding NUDIX domain-containing protein, which translates to MSTESGEATGRAVPRAHAVIGVGVVVVGPDGRVLLGQAHDGRWELPGGKVDPGEGFEHAAARELAEETSLRVTPEEVRIVSIMLAGDTGADPDTGTDSGPTRLTAAAVTSVAEGTPMVTEPHNIARWSWFAPAEIPAALYAPSAAALRAWRPELAPSLPHVPSYDYPTAMPPQTAGAS; encoded by the coding sequence ATGAGCACAGAATCCGGCGAAGCCACCGGACGCGCCGTCCCGCGCGCCCACGCCGTCATCGGAGTCGGCGTGGTCGTGGTCGGCCCCGACGGCCGGGTCCTGCTCGGCCAGGCGCACGACGGGCGCTGGGAACTGCCCGGCGGCAAGGTCGACCCCGGGGAGGGCTTCGAACATGCCGCCGCCCGCGAACTGGCAGAGGAGACCTCGCTACGGGTCACCCCCGAGGAGGTCCGGATCGTGTCGATCATGCTCGCCGGCGACACCGGAGCCGACCCCGACACCGGCACCGACTCCGGCCCGACCCGGCTGACGGCAGCGGCCGTCACCTCGGTCGCCGAGGGCACCCCCATGGTCACCGAGCCCCACAACATCGCCCGCTGGTCCTGGTTCGCCCCGGCGGAGATCCCGGCGGCCCTCTACGCCCCGTCCGCGGCGGCCCTGCGCGCATGGCGGCCCGAGCTCGCTCCGAGCCTCCCGCACGTGCCCTCGTACGACTATCCGACGGCCATGCCGCCCCAGACGGCAGGCGCGTCCTAG
- a CDS encoding MDR family MFS transporter yields the protein MRPGGGAVRVRGVTTAEGAAPAEGAAPAPSAAAPPVLDRRSRNIVFGTIMLGVLLAALDQTIVGTALPTIVADLGGGDHMSWVVTSYLLTETVATVLVGKFGDLFGRKLVFQVSAIVFITGSFLCGLASNMTLLIVWRGIQGIGAGGLMVTAMALIADVVPLRERGKYQGAIGAVFGVATVIGPLLGGLFTDHLTWRWAFYVNVPIAILVVVAAAKTIPSVRAVGKPVIDYLGIAMVAIGASALILATSLGGNEYAWSSPLIVGLFAGGVVALALFCLVEVRAAQPMLPMRLFRNPVFSVCSVLSFVVGFAMLGAMTFLPTYLQYVDGDSATVSGVRTLPLVIGLLIASVFSGNVTSKTGHYRIFPIVGCAVMGLGLYLLSRMGPESGAWLESLYMFVLGTGIGLCMQVLTIAVQNTVDYADLGTATSGVTFFRTLGSAFGTAVFGTIYANTLKPALAKGVAEAARATGEDPRQLGVAAQSPQGVHGMDPAAAGPVINAYADTLHTVFLWTVPVAVVGFVVALFLKQVKLRDSARAGSTDMGDGFGSPATASGDSAKLLELAVGKLVRSMGPETARGIVNSSDTRLDMAGAWAVMQVDLMTRTVGYASLGLIASRRHLPPEVLLPVFERMVDEGYMTRQNGFYTQTPAGEREAAVISDAWAKWLGDQLEKDRGRPRSAELRAAADAIAKRLLAEDLGDGNFAPRAMAGRP from the coding sequence ATGCGGCCGGGCGGGGGCGCTGTGAGAGTGCGAGGTGTGACCACAGCCGAAGGTGCAGCCCCAGCCGAAGGTGCAGCCCCCGCCCCGTCCGCCGCGGCACCGCCCGTCCTCGACCGGCGCTCGCGCAACATCGTGTTCGGCACGATCATGCTCGGCGTGCTGCTGGCGGCCCTGGACCAGACGATCGTGGGCACGGCACTGCCCACGATCGTGGCGGACCTCGGCGGCGGCGACCACATGTCCTGGGTCGTGACCTCGTACCTGCTCACCGAGACGGTCGCGACCGTGCTCGTCGGCAAGTTCGGCGACCTCTTCGGCCGGAAACTGGTCTTCCAGGTCTCCGCCATCGTCTTCATCACCGGCTCCTTCCTGTGCGGCCTCGCGAGCAACATGACCCTGCTCATCGTGTGGCGCGGCATCCAGGGCATCGGCGCCGGCGGGCTGATGGTCACCGCGATGGCCCTCATCGCCGATGTGGTCCCCCTGCGCGAACGCGGCAAGTACCAGGGCGCGATCGGCGCCGTCTTCGGCGTCGCGACGGTCATCGGCCCCCTGCTCGGCGGACTCTTCACCGACCACCTGACCTGGCGCTGGGCCTTCTACGTCAACGTGCCGATCGCGATCCTGGTCGTGGTGGCCGCCGCGAAGACGATCCCGTCCGTGCGCGCCGTCGGCAAGCCGGTCATCGACTACCTGGGCATCGCCATGGTCGCGATCGGCGCGAGCGCGCTGATCCTGGCCACGAGCCTGGGCGGGAACGAGTACGCCTGGAGCTCGCCGCTCATCGTCGGGCTCTTCGCCGGCGGAGTCGTGGCACTGGCGCTCTTCTGCCTGGTGGAGGTGCGCGCCGCGCAGCCGATGCTGCCGATGCGGCTGTTCCGCAACCCCGTCTTCTCGGTCTGCTCCGTCCTCAGCTTCGTCGTCGGCTTCGCGATGCTCGGCGCGATGACCTTCCTGCCCACGTACCTGCAGTACGTGGACGGGGACTCGGCCACCGTCTCGGGCGTACGGACGCTGCCGCTGGTCATCGGCCTGCTGATCGCTTCGGTCTTCAGCGGCAACGTCACGAGCAAGACCGGGCACTACCGGATCTTCCCGATCGTCGGCTGCGCCGTGATGGGCCTCGGGCTCTACCTGCTGTCGCGGATGGGACCGGAGTCCGGCGCATGGCTGGAATCCCTGTACATGTTCGTCCTCGGTACCGGCATCGGCCTGTGCATGCAGGTGCTGACCATCGCCGTGCAGAACACCGTGGACTACGCCGACCTCGGCACCGCGACCTCGGGCGTCACCTTCTTCCGTACGCTCGGCAGCGCCTTCGGGACCGCCGTCTTCGGCACGATCTACGCCAACACCCTCAAGCCCGCGCTGGCGAAGGGCGTGGCGGAGGCCGCGCGGGCCACCGGCGAGGACCCGCGGCAGCTGGGCGTCGCGGCGCAGAGCCCGCAGGGCGTGCACGGCATGGATCCGGCGGCGGCCGGGCCGGTCATCAACGCGTACGCGGACACCCTGCACACGGTGTTCCTGTGGACCGTGCCGGTGGCGGTGGTCGGATTCGTCGTCGCGCTGTTCCTCAAGCAGGTCAAGCTGCGCGACAGCGCACGGGCCGGTTCCACGGACATGGGCGACGGCTTCGGCTCGCCCGCCACGGCCTCCGGAGACTCGGCGAAGCTGCTGGAACTGGCGGTCGGCAAGCTGGTGCGGAGCATGGGGCCGGAGACGGCGCGCGGGATCGTGAACTCCTCCGACACGCGGCTGGACATGGCGGGCGCGTGGGCGGTGATGCAGGTGGACCTGATGACCCGCACCGTCGGCTACGCGAGCCTGGGACTCATCGCCTCGCGCCGGCACCTGCCCCCGGAGGTACTGCTGCCGGTCTTCGAACGGATGGTGGACGAGGGCTACATGACGCGGCAGAACGGCTTCTACACCCAGACCCCGGCGGGGGAGCGGGAAGCGGCCGTCATCTCGGACGCGTGGGCCAAGTGGCTCGGCGACCAGCTGGAGAAGGACCGGGGCCGACCGCGCAGCGCGGAGCTGCGGGCCGCGGCGGACGCGATCGCCAAGCGCCTGCTGGCGGAGGACCTCGGGGACGGGAACTTCGCCCCGCGCGCGATGGCGGGGCGGCCGTAG
- a CDS encoding co-chaperone YbbN — protein sequence MRRPLLPVALALAALTVAALSGCGGAVFTSRGAGGEAGAGAGAGAPAAPGTGSAAPSSKPASPQWNSQPPPAGRGPRDYDPEADAGADIAAALAAAKQDGRPVLIDFGADWCVDCRVLGVRFRQAGPAALLAKYHVVKVDVGEFDRNLNVAERYVDLGTSGIPALAVLDPASGDIKVATNQGEFSSARSMSAAQVEEFLKRWL from the coding sequence GTGCGACGTCCCCTGCTTCCCGTGGCACTGGCGCTGGCCGCACTCACCGTGGCGGCGCTCAGCGGCTGTGGCGGCGCGGTCTTCACCTCCCGCGGAGCCGGAGGTGAAGCCGGAGCCGGAGCCGGAGCCGGAGCCCCGGCCGCTCCTGGCACCGGGTCGGCGGCGCCGTCCTCGAAGCCGGCCTCACCGCAGTGGAATTCGCAGCCGCCCCCCGCGGGACGGGGGCCGCGCGATTACGACCCCGAGGCGGATGCCGGGGCCGACATAGCGGCCGCGCTCGCGGCGGCGAAGCAGGACGGCCGTCCGGTGCTCATCGACTTCGGCGCCGACTGGTGCGTGGACTGCCGCGTCCTGGGCGTCCGGTTCAGGCAAGCCGGACCCGCCGCGCTGCTGGCCAAGTACCACGTGGTGAAGGTGGACGTCGGCGAGTTCGACCGCAATCTGAACGTGGCCGAGCGCTACGTCGACCTGGGCACGAGCGGCATACCCGCGCTGGCCGTCCTGGATCCCGCCTCCGGCGACATCAAGGTGGCCACGAACCAGGGCGAGTTCTCCAGTGCCCGCAGCATGTCGGCCGCACAGGTCGAGGAGTTCCTGAAGCGATGGCTGTAG